The Vigna unguiculata cultivar IT97K-499-35 chromosome 1, ASM411807v1, whole genome shotgun sequence nucleotide sequence TATGGAGTTATGcgttttgaaattttgtagtTTAGAGAATAGCTtaggtttatttttttttcttacagaGATAGCTGGAACAAAAGTAAATGTGTCTAAACTTGTATATGAATATTCATACAGAATCTGACCAAGTTGGGGGCAGCTTTGGTCGAGTTGTCGGCTTTCGAGAAGCCTCAGGATTCCAAGGCGATGATTGCAGGTATATCGCGTGTTAAATTGGGCGAAATTTAGAAGTGAATTTTTGTTTTCGCAAAGTGAGGGGCAAGTTACTATGATTGATTGATTTGGGTTTTGGTGGAAACCGACCATCTAAACAGATGCCATTTCAAAGCTGGAAGAGGCTTTGCTAATCAATCCAACGAAGCACGACACTCTTTGGTACTTGGGAAATGCACAGACGTCATATGGATTTCTAACGCCGGATATCAGTGAGGCAAAGGATTATTTTGGCAGGGCACATGAGTATTTCCAGAAAGCTGTGGATGTGGTAATAATGTGATTGCTATATGTGCATTCCTCTTTATTATTACATGCTGTTGCAAATCTAGTAGATACTTAATGGTGGTTTCTGAAATTGTAGGATCCTGAAAATGAGCTCTATAGAAAGTCCTTGGAAATTGCTGTGAAGGTAATGGAATTGCTATGACCACtttatcaatattatatttgCACTTGATTTCATTCTCGTGTTCCAAACTTTACATAAAGATATCAAACCAGCTAAAACTACCTTGTGATGTTTGTTGTGACCCAATGAACGTTTAAATATGTTctcaacatttttatttagtagCATCAACTGTGTTAACCTTTTTTCAACTCAAAACATCATACCCTTCCTCAACTCCATAAGcatttgtaaaagaaaacacaTCATTCAACAGCATGGTGGAAACACTATGAACCATGTACCAGACAATCTTATACACTAATCCACATTGTACAAAGCCTCAAATATCCCCTAAGCCATTGCTGGAGAAACCACATGAACCAGCCCTGTTTTCTCGTTTTAATCAAACCGAAATGCCACTAACTCATATAACCCCTGTTATCCAAACTGCAACATCCATGAATTATCCACAAATGTCAACCGACCCAGTCGTGAACCATCACCATGAGCAGCCATCACACTTCCTTACCTGCACCACTATACCCAAAATGCTCAGCTTTGAATTTTGATTCCATTGAAAGGCTCAACATCCATTGCCTTTTATGTCATTCATTCTTATTATTTACTTGTCAATGTATGAAAAACTTTAAGATTTTAGTGAATTGGGGGTTTCCGTAGTATGAGTAGTCAAAAGGAGAGATCAGGTTTTAATCTTGGACTTAACATTACATGTTTACTTAAGGGAACAATATTAGTTATCTAATATATTGgttcttttatttgttattgattttgttGTAATCGCAGGACTTCTTTGAGACTTGAGTTTTTAGGTAGGtacatatcttttaaaattactgtggaaaaataatgataaacaaATTGAATATTATATCTGTGTTTAGggtgaaaacaataaaataaattaatcaaacaATGCATGTaactaaattacaaaaaatcacATGACAACTTGAGAAGCcaaacctaatttttttttttttaatttggtttgttTGCTTGTTTGCTTTTTTAATTTCCTACTGTGAGTTCTCCATTCCTTTAGAAAATACGTAGATGCAGGAATTTTCTCATTAggctatatattattttcaccaTTTGCATCTTTTGcgaataattattttgtttcctatgttttatgttattttcaGCAGTAAAACGAATATTTaagctttattaattatttttacaatttaacttTGGTTAACCATTTCTAAACGGGAATATCTTAAGGGTacaatgttataatttttcatcattCCTTGGGAAAATTACACTTTTAAgcttaatatctatttttataagctagttttcaaaatatatagagAAAACTGATTAATAAAAAGTGATTCCTActctatatattaatttttaaaaaaaaaagttcttagTTACTTATTGTCTTGACACCCTCCATTATATCGGTGATAAAGCCTTGTGTTTGCTTGTGGATGTTTGTCATTCGACATTTCACAACCTTTATTCACATGTATGATAAATAACTCTTACTGGTAGAACAACTTAGGTATTCTTTCTATATGCAATCAGGGCAATTGCTTTcttcattcctttttttttctgataacATTGTTTAACTATATATTTTCTACTCTGACGGCTTGCTGTGAACCATGCTTCATAGGCCCCAGAACTACACATGGAGATCCATAATAACGAGCTTGGTCCGATGAGTAATGCGGGATCCTCTGCTACTTCAAAAGGAAAGGTTGTatgtattgaaattttattgtatttaattaaatttagtctttGTATTACATATGCTGATTGATGACCTAAAATCAACTTCAACCTGCTCTGTCTTGTTAATTGAAGTGGCTTCTTGATAATTTCAAAATGCTCAAAGCAGCTCAAATGGAGTTTTTGTTTTAGTTCTGTGGAAAAAGCCTTGTTTGACAAAGTTACTCATGATTATTTTGTATGAGATTATACGTATTCAATAATCTATAATGGATGGAGCATGTTATTTCCGATAATCGATCCATGTCTGCTTTAGCCTGTTTATGGATGAACCTTAATcattcattgtttgtctcatcTCAGGAATCTAAAAGGCAGAAGAACAATGACTTTAAGTATGACATATTTGGATGGATTATTCTTGCGGTGGGTATAGTAGCATGGGTGGGAATGGCCAAATCTAACATTCCACCGTCACCTCCTagataaacatttttctttgatGCATTATTACCTAAGAAATTGGTGATAGGTTTTTCATTTTAGACTGAAACTTGTGTGGTGTCAACTTACTGACTTATTTACCATCAACTTTTTTTCTTGCCGTCCAAAAGATTGGCTTTTTAAGAATGAGCTTTTTTGGCATATGTCGTTAAAGTCTCTGGATACTGATAATGGTATTTTGAcacctaataaaaaaaattgatacccATTTGACGTTATCATCCATTacttttc carries:
- the LOC114178223 gene encoding mitochondrial import receptor subunit TOM20-like yields the protein MEFSQDDFDRLLLFEHTRKTAESNYARDPLDADNLTKLGAALVELSAFEKPQDSKAMIADAISKLEEALLINPTKHDTLWYLGNAQTSYGFLTPDISEAKDYFGRAHEYFQKAVDVDPENELYRKSLEIAVKAPELHMEIHNNELGPMSNAGSSATSKGKESKRQKNNDFKYDIFGWIILAVGIVAWVGMAKSNIPPSPPR